A genomic segment from Leptolyngbya boryana PCC 6306 encodes:
- the gatC gene encoding Asp-tRNA(Asn)/Glu-tRNA(Gln) amidotransferase subunit GatC, which translates to MIDREQVQKVAHLARLELTPEEEGKFTTQLNDILDYFEQLSELDVSDVSPTTRAIDVSNVVRVDRLQPYTDRETILEGAPDRDGDFFKVPKIVTGD; encoded by the coding sequence ATGATCGATCGCGAACAGGTTCAAAAAGTCGCGCATTTAGCTCGCCTAGAATTGACTCCTGAAGAAGAGGGGAAATTTACAACCCAGTTGAACGATATTCTCGACTACTTTGAGCAGTTGAGTGAATTGGATGTCAGTGATGTATCACCCACCACACGCGCGATCGATGTCTCGAATGTCGTTCGAGTCGATCGGCTTCAACCCTATACTGATCGCGAAACCATTCTCGAAGGTGCACCCGATCGCGATGGCGATTTCTTCAAAGTGCCAAAGATTGTCACTGGAGACTGA
- a CDS encoding FtsX-like permease family protein, with translation MTVQTDRSLRFTLPTLCPMASIARKNLFEDIPRFLVAQAGIIFAVSLVTIQIGILRGFSRSTARIIDQSSADLWVASKDIVHLELSSPMPAQRVEEAQKVAGVERAEALMIRSSIWRDSQGRITPIRIYGFDPNSRLFAGWQVTQGKLEALNQPYTVIVDYNSLKNLGLQELNERGAIGAFRALPAQYVGLTQDTQSIASSAFIYTSLENANAYGLGSTDTGVTCTRQSNGEIACTSQNSSFTSPDPNPAAPRRVNVQDPISFVLIRAQPGQDLQQLKQRLESALPDTRAYTQSEIAELTRSYWTNRTGVGFVLGLGATVGFIVGMVIVGQILYSSVSDHIREFGTLKAMGASNWIIYSVILEQALWMAVLGYIPSIAFCLGLGMWTQAAQGIMILITPATGVGIFVLTVVMCVGSAMFAVQKVTRVDPAIVFKA, from the coding sequence ATGACCGTTCAGACTGATCGCTCTCTTCGCTTTACTCTGCCGACTCTCTGCCCTATGGCTTCGATCGCCCGCAAAAATCTATTTGAAGATATTCCCCGTTTTCTCGTTGCTCAAGCCGGCATTATTTTCGCGGTCAGCCTAGTCACGATCCAGATTGGAATTCTTCGCGGTTTCAGTCGTTCCACCGCTCGCATCATTGATCAGTCCAGCGCTGATCTCTGGGTTGCCTCGAAAGATATTGTCCATCTCGAATTGTCTTCTCCCATGCCTGCTCAGCGCGTTGAAGAAGCGCAGAAAGTTGCAGGAGTTGAGCGTGCAGAAGCGTTAATGATTCGATCGAGTATTTGGCGCGATAGCCAAGGGCGAATTACGCCAATTCGGATTTATGGCTTTGATCCCAATAGTCGGCTGTTTGCAGGTTGGCAAGTGACTCAGGGTAAGCTCGAAGCCTTGAATCAGCCCTACACCGTCATTGTCGATTACAACAGCTTAAAAAATTTGGGACTCCAGGAATTAAACGAGCGCGGCGCAATCGGCGCATTCCGAGCATTACCTGCTCAATATGTAGGCTTGACCCAAGATACGCAGTCGATCGCATCTAGCGCTTTTATCTATACGTCTTTAGAGAATGCAAATGCTTATGGGTTAGGCAGCACAGACACAGGCGTAACCTGCACCCGGCAATCGAACGGCGAAATAGCTTGTACCAGTCAAAATTCTTCTTTCACATCTCCTGACCCAAATCCTGCTGCACCTCGTCGCGTCAATGTCCAAGACCCGATCTCCTTTGTGCTGATTCGGGCGCAGCCCGGACAAGATCTCCAGCAGCTAAAACAGCGATTAGAATCTGCCCTACCGGACACTCGCGCCTATACTCAGTCTGAAATCGCAGAACTGACCCGCTCTTATTGGACGAATCGGACTGGAGTTGGTTTTGTCTTGGGATTAGGTGCAACAGTAGGATTTATCGTCGGCATGGTGATTGTCGGACAGATTTTATATTCATCTGTTTCCGACCATATTCGCGAGTTTGGAACTCTCAAAGCTATGGGCGCGTCAAACTGGATAATCTACAGCGTGATTTTAGAACAAGCGCTTTGGATGGCAGTCTTGGGCTACATTCCCAGTATTGCGTTCTGTCTCGGTTTGGGTATGTGGACACAGGCGGCTCAAGGCATCATGATTTTAATTACTCCCGCCACAGGCGTTGGCATTTTTGTGCTGACGGTTGTGATGTGTGTCGGTTCAGCAATGTTTGCGGTGCAAAAAGTGACCCGAGTCGATCCCGCGATCGTTTTCAAGGCATGA
- a CDS encoding class I SAM-dependent methyltransferase, with protein sequence MMATILRDWSYQYQWLYDGISRIAALSVGGEARFRQLALQGLTIEPETKVLDLCCGSGQTTQFLVQRSRHVTGLDASPLSIQRAKKNVPEAEYVEAFAEQNPLPDQSFDVVHTSAAMHEMQPQQLRQILQQVHRVLKPNGVFTMVDFHAPTNLIFVPGLAIFFWLFETETAWQLIQTNLIELLEEIGFEIQTQQLYAGGSLQVIQARKR encoded by the coding sequence ATGATGGCAACGATTTTGAGAGATTGGAGTTATCAATATCAATGGCTGTATGACGGGATTTCGAGGATTGCAGCATTGAGTGTGGGCGGAGAAGCCCGATTTCGACAATTAGCCTTACAGGGATTGACGATCGAGCCAGAGACGAAAGTGCTGGATCTCTGCTGTGGCAGTGGGCAGACTACGCAATTTTTGGTACAGCGATCTCGCCATGTGACAGGCTTAGATGCCTCTCCTTTATCGATTCAACGCGCGAAAAAGAATGTTCCAGAAGCAGAATATGTTGAGGCATTTGCCGAGCAGAATCCGTTACCGGATCAATCTTTTGATGTAGTGCATACCAGTGCGGCAATGCATGAAATGCAGCCTCAACAATTACGGCAAATTTTGCAACAAGTGCATCGAGTTTTGAAACCGAATGGTGTGTTTACAATGGTCGATTTTCATGCCCCAACTAACCTTATTTTTGTACCTGGGTTGGCGATATTTTTCTGGCTATTTGAGACAGAAACCGCTTGGCAATTGATTCAAACTAATCTGATCGAATTACTAGAAGAAATTGGATTTGAAATTCAAACCCAACAGCTTTATGCAGGTGGAAGTCTTCAGGTCATTCAGGCAAGAAAACGTTAA
- a CDS encoding ABC transporter ATP-binding protein, whose amino-acid sequence MTATPINVSYQTENRVIEPCSNSLDGADNAISACGVEMVYQTGGDRYHALRHVDLTVRYGDIQLLMGPSGSGKTTLLSILAGILTPTAGSVRLLGQEITKLSSSKLAQFRLENIGFIFQGFNLFPALSAIENIEVALNLKGIRGSAARQQAMQLLDQVGLADRAKLHPQDLSGGQKQRVAIARALAGNPTLIMADEPTAALDSHNGHAVIELLRTLAKERGRTVLIVTHDPRIADVADHIAYLEDGILTNGERSEISRMRESLIANNLS is encoded by the coding sequence ATGACTGCAACCCCGATTAATGTGAGTTATCAGACTGAGAACCGGGTGATTGAACCTTGTTCTAACAGTTTGGATGGAGCAGATAACGCGATTTCTGCCTGTGGAGTAGAAATGGTGTATCAGACTGGTGGCGATCGCTATCATGCTCTGCGCCATGTGGATTTGACAGTGCGATATGGCGATATTCAGCTTCTGATGGGTCCTTCAGGATCAGGAAAGACCACACTGTTGTCAATTTTGGCAGGAATTCTTACTCCCACTGCGGGCAGTGTGCGCTTGCTAGGACAAGAAATCACAAAACTGTCAAGCTCCAAGTTAGCCCAATTTCGCCTCGAAAATATTGGCTTTATCTTTCAAGGCTTTAACTTGTTTCCAGCGCTGAGCGCGATCGAGAATATTGAAGTCGCGCTTAATCTCAAGGGGATTCGGGGATCAGCAGCGCGTCAGCAAGCGATGCAACTGTTAGATCAAGTTGGACTTGCCGATCGAGCAAAATTGCATCCTCAAGATCTCTCTGGCGGTCAGAAACAAAGAGTTGCGATCGCGCGTGCCCTAGCTGGAAATCCAACGTTGATCATGGCGGACGAACCGACTGCGGCATTAGATTCGCACAACGGTCATGCTGTGATCGAATTGCTGCGAACTTTAGCAAAAGAGAGAGGGCGGACAGTTTTGATCGTGACGCACGATCCCCGGATTGCTGATGTTGCCGATCACATTGCCTACCTCGAAGATGGGATTTTGACGAATGGCGAGCGATCGGAGATCAGTCGGATGCGAGAGTCTCTGATTGCGAATAACCTATCTTGA
- the dnaN gene encoding DNA polymerase III subunit beta, producing MKLVCAQTHLNSHLSLVSRAVSSRPTHPVLANVLLKADQSTQRVILSAFDLSLGIQTSFPAQVEESGVLTLPAKLLSDIISRLPDGDVTIESDAEGSHVTTLTSASGRYQVRGMGAEEFPELPKIEEGEQTHLVADALVDGLRGSLFAASADETKQVLTGVHVSLQPDGLEFAATDGHRLAVVKTIEEDAKSESEPQLDVTVPAKALQELMKMLDRQNGNAVDVRFDQGQVVFEWADQRLTSRLLEGQYPNYRQLVPRQFTHQLTIDRRLFLSSLERISVLADQKNNIVKVHLDPAAQQLTLSVDAQDVGSGREAIPAQISGEGMEIAFNVRYLLDGLKAINTAEVQMQLNTSTSPVILSPLGSLKMTYLVMPVQVRS from the coding sequence ATGAAACTGGTCTGCGCCCAAACCCATCTTAATTCTCATCTGTCTCTTGTCAGTCGCGCCGTTTCTTCGCGCCCGACTCATCCGGTTTTGGCAAATGTATTGTTGAAAGCGGATCAGTCGACACAGCGTGTGATTTTGAGCGCATTTGATCTCAGTTTAGGAATTCAAACAAGCTTTCCGGCACAGGTCGAAGAGAGTGGAGTGTTAACTCTGCCTGCGAAATTGTTGAGCGATATTATCTCGCGTTTGCCGGATGGCGATGTGACGATCGAGAGCGATGCTGAAGGCAGTCATGTCACGACTTTGACTTCTGCATCGGGACGCTATCAAGTTCGGGGAATGGGAGCTGAGGAGTTTCCTGAGTTACCGAAGATCGAAGAAGGTGAGCAGACGCATCTTGTTGCCGATGCTTTGGTGGATGGACTGCGGGGATCGCTGTTTGCGGCAAGTGCGGATGAGACGAAGCAAGTTTTGACAGGCGTTCATGTGAGCTTACAGCCAGACGGGTTGGAGTTTGCAGCAACCGATGGACATAGACTTGCTGTGGTGAAAACAATCGAAGAAGATGCTAAGTCTGAATCAGAGCCGCAATTAGATGTGACAGTTCCTGCGAAGGCGTTGCAGGAATTGATGAAAATGCTCGATCGTCAAAATGGCAATGCGGTGGATGTCCGTTTTGATCAAGGTCAAGTGGTGTTTGAGTGGGCGGATCAGCGTCTGACGAGCCGACTGCTAGAAGGTCAATATCCGAATTATCGGCAGCTTGTGCCACGTCAGTTTACGCATCAATTGACGATCGATCGCAGATTGTTTTTGAGTTCTTTAGAGCGGATTTCGGTACTCGCAGATCAGAAGAATAATATTGTGAAAGTCCATCTTGATCCTGCCGCGCAACAGCTTACTTTGTCGGTAGATGCTCAAGATGTCGGAAGTGGACGAGAAGCGATCCCGGCTCAGATTTCGGGCGAAGGTATGGAGATTGCATTTAATGTTCGCTATCTGTTAGACGGATTGAAGGCGATCAATACCGCAGAAGTGCAAATGCAATTGAACACGTCAACAAGTCCAGTAATTTTATCGCCACTGGGTAGCTTGAAGATGACGTATTTGGTCATGCCAGTCCAAGTACGATCGTAA
- a CDS encoding phosphoribulokinase, with translation MSRPIILGIVGDSAAGKTTLTRGIAQVLGEENVTTICTDDYHKYDRTQRAQIGITALHPDCNHLDIMQQHLSLLRSGQPILKPNYSHKTGTFEAPTYIKPSKFVIVEGLLGYSTRVARDAYDVKVYLAPPETLRAQWKVKRDTQKRGYTEEQVLEELQKREPDSEAYIRPQRSWSDLVVSFCPSTTDSNGQLDVKLVLRPTIPHPELTRVVGEDSPTQSAIRLGLDRDMGKPVDVLEIDGHATKDQVVHLERFICDELPALSNVCNPTSDTELGKVSGTTGEMIQSYPLAMTQLLIVYHMLKATKAI, from the coding sequence ATGTCGCGTCCAATCATTCTCGGCATTGTGGGAGATAGTGCAGCAGGCAAAACCACACTGACACGCGGGATTGCTCAGGTGTTGGGTGAGGAAAACGTAACGACAATTTGTACGGACGACTATCACAAGTACGATCGTACCCAACGTGCCCAGATTGGAATTACAGCCTTGCATCCTGACTGTAATCACTTGGATATCATGCAGCAGCATTTATCGCTGCTGCGATCAGGGCAGCCGATTCTGAAGCCGAATTACAGCCATAAGACGGGAACCTTTGAAGCCCCAACTTATATCAAGCCGAGCAAGTTTGTCATTGTAGAAGGACTGCTTGGATATTCAACTCGGGTGGCAAGAGACGCTTACGATGTGAAAGTTTATCTTGCTCCACCCGAAACGTTACGAGCACAGTGGAAAGTTAAGCGAGATACGCAAAAGCGGGGCTACACAGAAGAACAGGTTTTAGAAGAGTTGCAGAAGCGAGAGCCAGATTCTGAAGCTTACATTCGTCCGCAGCGAAGCTGGTCAGATTTAGTCGTGAGTTTTTGCCCATCGACAACGGATTCAAATGGACAATTGGATGTGAAATTAGTGCTGCGTCCGACGATCCCTCATCCTGAGTTAACGCGGGTCGTTGGAGAAGATTCTCCCACGCAATCGGCGATTCGGCTAGGACTCGATCGCGATATGGGTAAGCCTGTCGATGTCTTGGAAATCGATGGACATGCCACGAAGGATCAAGTTGTGCATCTAGAGCGCTTTATCTGTGATGAGCTGCCAGCATTATCGAATGTTTGTAATCCGACAAGCGATACGGAATTAGGAAAAGTTTCAGGAACAACAGGGGAGATGATTCAGAGCTACCCGTTAGCTATGACACAGTTGTTGATTGTGTATCACATGCTGAAAGCAACGAAAGCGATCTAG
- a CDS encoding sensor histidine kinase produces MSDQNLVLIVDDSTTNVRILADVLETAGFSVLSAKSGEDALQQLETILPDLIVLDVLLPGIDGFATCDRIKSNPLTQEIPIIFMTALANAEDKVKGLHLGAIDYITKPFQQVEVLARVKTHIKLRRQTQQLKDLNEQLEQRVAERTHQLSRSLNDLQQAQLQLVQQEKMSMLGQLVSGIGHEINNPLNSMTGNLRHAERYLRRLIYHLHLYEQHYPNPAEAIVHNAEEIDLPFLMQDLPRLLSTLGVATERMNHISRALRTFSRSDNDNTIELNLQDGLDSTLLLLQHRLNPTPERPAIQITRDYADLPPVLCYPGQLNQVFMNLLANAIDAIEEANQGRSYKEIAANPNQIHVITELQDSTAIVRIRDNGIGMSEATQQDIFKPSFTTKPVGKGTGLGLAIAHQIIVEKHQGKLICESTPAVGTEFTIKLPVLAE; encoded by the coding sequence ATGTCTGACCAAAATTTAGTCTTAATCGTGGACGATAGCACAACGAATGTGCGTATCTTAGCAGATGTGCTTGAAACAGCAGGATTCTCTGTCTTGTCGGCTAAAAGCGGCGAAGATGCCTTACAGCAACTCGAAACTATCTTGCCAGATTTGATTGTGTTAGATGTACTCCTACCGGGCATTGACGGATTTGCCACCTGCGATCGCATCAAATCCAATCCCCTCACCCAAGAAATTCCGATTATCTTCATGACTGCACTGGCAAATGCCGAGGATAAAGTCAAAGGACTTCACTTGGGTGCGATCGACTACATTACGAAACCATTTCAACAAGTCGAAGTGCTGGCGCGCGTGAAAACCCATATCAAACTCCGCCGCCAAACTCAGCAACTCAAAGACCTGAATGAGCAATTAGAACAGCGGGTCGCAGAACGAACGCATCAACTTTCGCGATCGCTCAACGATCTCCAACAGGCTCAACTCCAACTGGTTCAGCAAGAAAAAATGTCGATGCTCGGGCAACTTGTCTCTGGCATCGGACATGAAATCAACAATCCCCTCAACTCAATGACGGGTAATCTCAGACATGCAGAGCGCTATCTCCGACGTCTAATCTACCATCTGCATCTCTATGAACAGCACTATCCCAATCCTGCCGAAGCGATCGTTCACAATGCTGAAGAGATTGATCTCCCTTTTCTGATGCAGGATTTGCCTCGATTGCTCAGTACACTAGGAGTTGCAACCGAGCGGATGAATCATATCAGTCGAGCACTCCGAACCTTTTCTCGCAGCGACAACGACAATACGATCGAGCTAAATCTGCAAGACGGATTAGACAGTACGCTGCTGTTGTTACAACATCGACTCAATCCCACTCCCGAGCGTCCTGCGATTCAAATTACCCGAGACTATGCAGATCTTCCACCTGTACTGTGCTATCCAGGGCAACTCAATCAGGTGTTTATGAATCTCTTAGCCAACGCAATCGATGCGATCGAAGAAGCAAATCAAGGTCGTTCTTACAAGGAGATTGCCGCGAATCCGAACCAGATTCATGTCATCACTGAACTTCAAGACAGTACTGCGATCGTCCGCATTCGAGATAACGGCATTGGCATGAGCGAAGCCACTCAGCAAGATATTTTCAAACCCTCATTTACAACAAAACCTGTCGGCAAAGGGACAGGTTTAGGGCTGGCGATCGCTCACCAGATTATTGTGGAAAAACATCAAGGAAAGCTGATCTGTGAATCTACTCCCGCTGTCGGAACAGAATTCACGATCAAGCTTCCTGTCTTAGCCGAGTAA
- a CDS encoding photosystem I assembly protein Ycf3, giving the protein MPRSQRNDNFIDKSFTVMADLILKVFPASRKEKEAFAYYRDGMSAQADGEYAEALENYEEALKLEEDSNDRSYILYNMGLIYASNGDHDRALTLYHEAIDENPRLPQALNNIAVIYHYLGEKAKEEGNDDEGDKFFDQAADYWKRAILQAPNNYIEAQNWLKTTGRSGMDVYF; this is encoded by the coding sequence ATGCCTAGATCTCAACGTAACGACAACTTCATCGATAAAAGCTTCACCGTCATGGCGGATTTGATCTTGAAGGTCTTTCCGGCGAGTCGCAAAGAAAAAGAAGCTTTTGCTTATTATCGAGATGGCATGTCTGCACAGGCTGATGGGGAATATGCAGAAGCCCTTGAAAACTATGAAGAAGCACTGAAACTCGAAGAAGATTCTAACGATCGTAGCTACATTCTCTACAACATGGGCTTGATCTACGCCAGCAATGGGGATCACGACAGAGCTTTGACCCTATACCACGAAGCGATTGATGAAAATCCTCGCCTGCCTCAAGCTTTGAATAACATTGCAGTGATTTATCACTATTTGGGCGAGAAAGCCAAAGAAGAAGGCAACGACGACGAAGGCGACAAATTCTTTGATCAAGCCGCAGACTACTGGAAGCGGGCAATTCTACAAGCTCCGAACAACTATATCGAAGCTCAGAACTGGCTAAAAACAACCGGTCGATCGGGGATGGATGTATACTTCTAA
- the hemH gene encoding ferrochelatase → MGRVGVLLLNLGGPDKIEDVRPFLYNLFADPEIIRLPFPWLQSPLAWLISTLRAKRSQENYMQIGGGSPLRRITEEQAQALQDQLRQRGQDVSVYIGMRYWHPFTEEAISRIKRDQIEKLVILPLYPQFSISTSGSSFRLLEQLWEQDPVLQKIDYTVIPTWYDRPGYLAAMADLIAQEIDQFEKPEDVHVFFSAHGVPVSYVEEAGDPYQREIEECTSLIMKTLNRSNPYTLAYQSRVGPVEWLQPYTEEALEELAAEGVKNLAVVPISFVSEHIETLQEIDMEYREIAEEAGIEKFGRVPALNTHPIFIQELATMVTDALNAPSVHFSEVAHPQKRVKMYPQEGWEWGMTTSAEVWNGRVAMIGLIALAIEMLLGRGPLHAFGLLG, encoded by the coding sequence ATGGGTCGAGTAGGGGTCTTATTACTGAATCTTGGGGGACCGGATAAGATCGAAGATGTCCGCCCCTTTCTGTACAACTTATTTGCTGACCCGGAAATCATTCGTCTGCCGTTCCCGTGGTTGCAGAGTCCATTAGCCTGGTTGATTTCGACCCTACGCGCAAAGCGATCGCAAGAAAATTATATGCAGATTGGTGGCGGTTCTCCGCTGCGTCGCATTACCGAAGAACAAGCACAAGCCCTTCAAGACCAACTGCGCCAGCGCGGGCAAGACGTGAGCGTTTATATCGGAATGCGCTATTGGCATCCGTTTACCGAGGAAGCCATTTCTCGGATCAAGCGCGACCAAATTGAGAAATTAGTGATTTTGCCGCTCTATCCACAGTTTTCGATTAGTACCAGCGGCTCCAGCTTCCGACTTCTAGAACAGCTTTGGGAACAAGACCCGGTGCTTCAGAAGATCGACTACACCGTGATTCCAACTTGGTACGATCGACCTGGCTATCTCGCTGCCATGGCAGACTTGATTGCTCAAGAAATTGACCAATTTGAGAAACCTGAAGATGTGCATGTCTTCTTTAGCGCACATGGCGTTCCGGTGAGCTATGTCGAAGAAGCAGGCGATCCCTATCAGCGCGAAATCGAAGAATGCACGTCACTGATCATGAAGACGCTCAATCGATCGAATCCGTATACCTTGGCATATCAAAGTCGAGTCGGTCCGGTTGAATGGCTGCAACCTTATACCGAAGAAGCGCTAGAAGAGTTAGCGGCTGAAGGGGTCAAGAACTTAGCCGTGGTTCCGATTAGCTTTGTCTCTGAGCATATTGAGACGCTGCAAGAAATCGATATGGAATATCGTGAGATCGCTGAAGAAGCTGGAATTGAGAAATTTGGACGGGTTCCTGCTTTGAATACGCATCCCATCTTTATTCAAGAATTAGCAACCATGGTGACGGATGCGTTAAATGCGCCGTCTGTCCATTTTTCAGAAGTGGCTCATCCTCAGAAGCGAGTCAAGATGTATCCCCAAGAAGGTTGGGAATGGGGCATGACGACTTCAGCCGAGGTCTGGAATGGGCGAGTTGCGATGATCGGGTTAATTGCTTTGGCGATCGAGATGCTCTTAGGGCGCGGTCCACTGCACGCTTTCGGGTTACTCGGCTAA
- a CDS encoding site-specific integrase — MLYRFGVSGFLRSHMADLDARIVQTNQRLKAAQLGLQIERRGVKLALRGTLPPRPGSSKLRPYQQRLSLGIPATTAGLKQIEQEAKIVAAQLIQNQFDWREYLSFTDGKRLSQQDLSQQIAAFEQDFLNQPERAINPAATKTTWSSAYAPYLRKLSAIAAESPTLTLIEAIYKTVESIPLNSRSRQLCCTTFSAFAEFLNLTLPKDLKKLSGGYGASKTQARTLPSDQEILSAWEKIPNPGWQFVYGMMATFGLRNHEVFYCNLNGLKRGETSIEVLPTTKTGSHQVWAFYPEWIETFNLREIQLPPVETDLNKTTLRQVGQRVTAQFRRYGVPFSPYDLRHAWAVRTIHFGLSDTVAAKMMGHSVLVHTRTYHQWITQRDQQMAVDHALKRMRGE; from the coding sequence ATGCTCTATCGTTTTGGTGTTTCAGGCTTTTTGCGATCGCATATGGCAGATTTAGATGCTCGAATTGTTCAGACGAATCAACGTCTCAAAGCAGCCCAACTCGGACTTCAGATCGAGCGGCGTGGCGTAAAACTCGCGCTGCGAGGAACCTTGCCCCCGCGTCCGGGCAGTTCTAAATTACGCCCGTATCAACAGCGTTTGAGCTTAGGAATTCCAGCGACGACGGCAGGATTGAAGCAAATCGAGCAAGAAGCAAAAATTGTTGCTGCCCAGTTAATTCAAAATCAATTCGATTGGCGAGAGTACCTGAGCTTCACAGACGGAAAGCGATTGAGCCAGCAAGATCTGAGCCAGCAGATTGCCGCCTTTGAGCAAGACTTTTTAAATCAGCCTGAGCGAGCCATCAATCCTGCTGCGACGAAAACCACTTGGTCTAGCGCTTATGCCCCGTATCTACGGAAGTTAAGCGCGATCGCGGCTGAGTCTCCCACTCTTACGCTGATCGAAGCAATTTACAAAACCGTTGAATCTATCCCCCTTAATTCCCGAAGCCGCCAACTCTGCTGCACCACATTCAGCGCATTTGCCGAATTTCTCAACCTGACGCTGCCCAAAGATCTGAAAAAGCTATCCGGCGGATATGGCGCGAGCAAAACTCAAGCCCGCACGTTGCCCTCTGATCAGGAAATTTTGAGCGCCTGGGAAAAGATCCCGAATCCAGGTTGGCAATTTGTGTATGGAATGATGGCAACGTTTGGATTGAGAAATCATGAGGTGTTTTACTGCAATTTGAATGGGTTAAAGCGCGGGGAAACCTCGATCGAAGTTCTGCCCACAACAAAAACGGGAAGCCATCAGGTTTGGGCGTTTTATCCAGAGTGGATTGAAACTTTTAATTTAAGAGAGATTCAACTCCCACCTGTTGAAACAGACTTAAATAAGACCACGTTGCGACAAGTTGGGCAACGGGTCACGGCACAATTTCGGCGGTATGGTGTGCCCTTTTCTCCTTACGATTTACGTCATGCTTGGGCAGTCAGAACGATTCATTTTGGGCTGTCGGATACGGTAGCAGCAAAAATGATGGGGCATTCGGTACTGGTTCACACGCGGACTTATCATCAATGGATAACGCAACGAGATCAGCAAATGGCAGTTGATCATGCATTGAAGCGAATGCGAGGTGAATGA
- a CDS encoding 5-formyltetrahydrofolate cyclo-ligase gives MNKSDLRKIYLQKRLSLSQVEWKSKSHEIVEHLKISELVRSSQTILSYCSFRQEPDLSELLTLPKIWGLPRCVDQSLFWHVAGNLRSGKFGIQEPDPDSPQINVSEVDLILVPCVMCDRKGYRLGYGGGFYDRLFSQPEWREKKAIGILFDFAVVDEFAIDEWDQPLNAICTESGLYSQLNH, from the coding sequence ATGAATAAATCAGACTTAAGAAAAATCTATCTTCAGAAGCGTCTTTCTCTCTCTCAAGTGGAGTGGAAATCAAAAAGTCACGAGATCGTTGAACATCTCAAAATTTCAGAGCTAGTGCGATCGAGCCAAACGATTCTCTCGTATTGCAGCTTCCGCCAAGAACCTGATTTAAGCGAATTGCTGACGCTGCCGAAAATTTGGGGACTCCCGCGCTGTGTGGATCAGTCTCTCTTTTGGCATGTTGCTGGCAATCTACGATCGGGCAAGTTTGGCATTCAGGAACCTGATCCCGATAGTCCTCAAATTAATGTTTCAGAAGTAGATTTAATCCTTGTCCCTTGTGTGATGTGCGATCGAAAGGGCTACCGATTGGGATATGGTGGGGGATTTTACGATCGCCTATTCAGTCAACCAGAATGGCGCGAGAAAAAGGCGATCGGCATTCTATTTGATTTTGCAGTTGTGGATGAGTTCGCGATCGATGAGTGGGATCAGCCGTTAAATGCAATTTGTACAGAATCCGGACTCTACAGCCAATTGAATCATTAG